A single genomic interval of Daucus carota subsp. sativus chromosome 1, DH1 v3.0, whole genome shotgun sequence harbors:
- the LOC108196151 gene encoding inorganic phosphate transporter 1-4: MAREQLQVLNALDVAKTQWYHFTAIVIAGMGFFTDAYDLFCISLVTKLLGRIYYHVDDYPKPGTLPPGVAAAVNGVAFVGTIAGQLFFGWLGDKMGRKRVYGMTLMIMVICSIGSGLSFSKNPKAVMATLCFFRFWLGFGIGGDYPLSATIMSEYANKKTRGAFIASVFAMQGFGILAGGVFAIIVSASFKASFPAPAYEDNALGSTVDQADYVWRIILMFGAIPAAMTYYWRMKMPETARYTALVAKNAQQAASDMAKVLHVEIEVEQDKVEKTKDFGLFSREFLRRHGVHLLGTTSTWFLLDIAFYSSNLFQKDIFTAVGWLPHAETMNAIEEVYKIARAQTLIALCSTVPGYWFTVAFIDRIGRFKIQLMGFFFMTVFMFALAIPYDHWTHRKNRIGFVVMYSLTFFFSNFGPNATTFVVPAEIFPARLRSTCHGISAACGKAGAMVGAFGFLYAAQNQDKSKTDKGYPPGIGVKNSLIVLGVVNFLGMMFTFLVPEANGKSLEEMSQENVEEEEMESRPEDSRAVLV; this comes from the coding sequence ATGGCAAGAGAACAATTGCAAGTGCTGAATGCGCTTGATGTGGCCAAAACACAATGGTATCACTTCACTGCGATTGTTATTGCTGGAATGGGTTTCTTCACAGATGCATATGACTTATTTTGCATCTCCCTCGTCACTAAATTGCTTGGCCGCATATATTACCATGTAGACGATTACCCCAAGCCTGGAACGCTTCCACCAGGTGTAGCAGCTGCGGTTAATGGTGTTGCTTTTGTTGGCACCATTGCCGGCCAGCTGTTTTTTGGATGGTTAGGAGACAAAATGGGGAGAAAACGAGTGTATGGAATGACACTTATGATTATGGTCATCTGCTCAATTGGTTCTGGCCTTTCTTTTAGTAAGAATCCGAAAGCTGTGATGGCTACTTTGTGTTTCTTTAGGTTCTGGTTAGGCTTTGGCATTGGTGGTGATTATCCTCTTTCAGCTACAATCATGTCGGAATATGCTAACAAAAAGACGCGTGGAGCATTCATTGCATCTGTTTTTGCAATGCAGGGATTCGGAATTTTGGCAGGAGGTGTTTTTGCTATCATTGTCTCTGCATCTTTTAAGGCTAGTTTCCCAGCTCCAGCATATGAAGATAATGCCCTTGGCTCTACTGTTGATCAAGCAGATTATGTTTGGCGAATCATTCTGATGTTTGGTGCAATTCCTGCCGCCATGACATACTATTGGCGCATGAAAATGCCTGAAACGGCAAGGTACACAGCTTTGGTGGCAAAAAATGCCCAACAGGCGGCTTCTGATATGGCTAAAGTGTTGCATGTTGAGATAGAAGTGGAACAGGATAAAGTTGAAAAAACTAAAGATTTTGGTTTGTTTAGCAGAGAGTTTCTTCGACGCCATGGGGTTCATTTGCTTGGGACGACGAGTACATGGTTCTTGTTGGACATTGCTTTCTACAGCTCCAATCTTTTTCAGAAAGACATTTTCACTGCTGTAGGATGGCTTCCTCATGCTGAAACAATGAACGCAATCGAAGAGGTTTACAAAATTGCAAGGGCTCAAACTCTTATTGCTCTCTGCAGTACTGTTCCTGGTTATTGGTTTACAGTGGCATTCATTGATAGAATAGGAAGATTCAAGATTCAGTTAATGGGCTTCTTTTTCATGACAGTCTTCATGTTTGCTTTGGCTATTCCATACGATCACTGGACTCATAGAAAAAACAGGATTGGATTCGTTGTGATGTACTCACTAACGTTTTTCTTCTCAAATTTCGGTCCAAACGCAACTACATTTGTTGTTCCAGCTGAGATCTTCCCTGCAAGGCTTCGTTCTACATGCCATGGTATATCAGCAGCATGCGGAAAAGCCGGAGCAATGGTAGGGGCATTCGGGTTTTTGTATGCAGCTCAGAACCAGGACAAAAGCAAAACAGACAAAGGATATCCACCAGGTATTGGGGTGAAGAACTCCCTTATAGTTCTTGGCGTTGTCAACTTTCTAGGCATGATGTTTACGTTCTTAGTGCCCGAAGCAAATGGAAAATCATTGGAGGAAATGTCTCAAGAAAATGTCGAAGAAGAGGAGATGGAGTCGAGGCCAGAGGATAGTAGGGCAGTCCTAGTTTAA